From Proteus vulgaris:
TGCTCTGTAATCAGTTGTTCACCGTAGCTTTCTTTAGGTGCTTCTTCAAATTGCGGATCAGGATTAAGTGATAATTGTAAAATACCTTCATTACGACCACGAAACATGGCTAACGCACGGTGAGAAGGAACATTGGCAATCGGCTCATGACTGTCAAAATAATCACTAAACTTCGCACCTTCGGCTTCTTTTCCTTCCACTACTTTGGAAACAAGATGTGCATTTTTCCATAAATATTGACGAACTTTCGCCAATAATCCAGCATCTTCAGAAAAACGCTCCATTAAAATATAACGCGCACCATCTAAAGCGGCTTTAGTATCATTCACGCCTTTTTCTGCGTTGATATAAGCGGTTGCTACATCTTCTGGGTTATTTTGTGGCTCATTCCACAACAAGTCTGCTAAGGGCTCTAACCCATTTTCAATGGCGATTTGTCCACGAGTACGGCGTTTAGGCTTATAAGGAAGATAAAGATCTTCAAGCTCTGTTTTACTTTGCGTTTCATTAATTGAAGAACGTAACTCAGGTGTTAATTTTCCTTGTTCTTCAATTGATTTTAAAATGGTTTGGCGACGATCATTGAGTTCTCGTAAATAACTAAGGCGAGTTTCTAACTGACGTAGTTGCGTATCATCTAACCCACCAGTGACCTCTTTACGGTAACGGGCAACAAATGGCACCGTATTCCCTTCATCCAGTAACGTTATGGCCGAAAGGACTTGCTGAGGCTTAACCGTGAGCTCTTCTGCAATAATTCGGCTTAATGATTCATTCATAATATATTTACCTACCGAGAGGAATAATTTTAAAGAGGGCTATTATACACACGCCACACTAAAAAAATTTGGCAAATTTCCGATTACACTCGACAATTATGAGGAAAATAACAGATTAATTTATCATTCACGCTATAGTATCTTTATGAAATTCAATGTTGATGATAGTTTTAATTCGTAATGGCAAAAAGTAACTATATTACTCGTGATGGCTGGTATGCCTTAGACAAAGAGCTAAAATATCTTTGGAAAGAAGAGCGCCCTCGTGTCACACAATCAGTTTCAGAGGCAGCGGCACAAGGTGACCGTTCAGAAAATGCTGAATATATTTATGGAAAGAAGCGGTTACGTGAAATTGACAGACGTGTTCGCTTTTTATCAAAACGTCTTGATGAGCTAAAAATTGTTGACCCCGATCCTCGCCAAGAAGGAAAAGTTTATTTTGGTGCTTGGGTCACGCTTGAAGATGATGACGAAAATGTCAAAACTTTCAGACTTGTGGGGCCTGATGAGTTTGATCCGGCAAAACAGTGGATTTCTATAGATTCTCCTGTTGCCCGAGCTCTCATTGGTAAACAAGTTGATGATGAAATTAGTGTGCAAACACCAGGTGGTGAAGTTAATTACTGCGTATTATCTATCAAATATCATTCGGAATAAGACAAATAAATAGATTTATTACCTTTATTATCACTAAAGAACAAGTTTTATCTATAAATTATTAACATTTATTCTTTGGTTTTGGTTTAATATTCTTAACGATGATAGAATTCGCTAACAAAAGCATTTGCACTTCGGGAGCTTAAAAAAATGCAAGAAAGTTATAAAGTGCTAATCGTGGATGATGATTTACGTCTACGTTCACTATTAGAGCGCTATTTGACAGAGCAGGGTTTTCAAATCCGTACTGCTGCAAACGCTGATCAAATGGATCGTCTGCTCACTCGCGAATCTATCCACCTTATCGTGCTCGACTTAATGCTTCCAGGTGAAGATGGCTTATCCATTTGCCGTCGCTTAAGAAGCCAAAACAACCCTATCCCTATTATTATGGTTACAGCAAAAGGGGAAGAGGTTGATAGAATTGTTGGGCTTGAAATTGGTGCTGATGATTACATCTCAAAACCATTTAATCCAAGAGAATTACTGGCTCGCATTCGCGCAGTACTTCGCCGTCAAGCGAACGAATTGCCGGGTGCTCCTTCACAAGATAATGCCATTATCTCCTTTGGTAAATTCAAGCTAAACCTTGGTACACGGGAAATGTTCCATGAAGAAGAGCATATGCCTCTAACGAGTGGTGAATTTGCTGTATTAAAAGTACTGGTATCTCACCCTCGTGAGCCTCTTTCTCGTGACAAATTAATGAGCCTTGCTCGTGGTCGCGAATACAGTGCTATGGAACGTTCAATCGACGTTCAAATTTCTCGTTTACGCCGAATGATTGAAGAGGATCCAACACATCCTCGCTATATTCAAACAGTTTGGGGTCTTGGTTACGTCTTTGTTCCTGATGGAACCAGTGCTCAATGAGAAGGCTGAGGCTTTCCCCTCACAATAAACTGACACGTTCGTTATTTCTGGTTATCTCGCTACTTTTTTTTAGCTTGATAGCCAGTTATATCGTTGTACAGCACCTTATTGTTGGGCCAAGCCTTCAGCAATTTAATAAAGTTTTAGCGTATGAAATACGCACATTAATGCCTGAAGAACTTATTTTAGTTGATGGCACTCCACTCAAAATCTCCCCGGCTTTACGCAATAAAATCTATAGCGAATTAGGTATCTCTTTTTTTGATAAAGAGGCCGCACTTGAGGAAGGACTTTATTGGGCTAAAATCGATGACGATTTAAGTGAACAGATGTCTGAATATCTGGGTGGAGAAACTGAAATTTGGATTGAAAACACGCTGGAATACCCTGTTTTATGGGTTAATACACATATTTCCCCCTCTCTCTGGATCCGTGTTCCTCTCACTGAGTTAGGGCAAAATTTCCTACTGCCAGTTTATCGACAAGCGATTATTTTTATTATCATCGTTGTCGCTTTTTTTTGGCTCTATAACCGTTTTCAAAATCGCCCACTCAATGAAGTAGAATATGCTGCACGTCGTATCGGTAAAGGGGTTATTCCACCACCTATTCCTGAATCTGGCTCCTCTGAAATGCGATCAATCATTCGCGCATTTAATCAGATGTCATCGGGTATTCGTTCATTAGATAATGATAGAACACTCGTTATGGCTGGTGTCAGTCATGACTTGCGTACACCTCTTACCCGTATTCGCCTTGCCACTGAAATGATGAGCCCAGAGGATAGCTATCTTGCTGACTCTATCAATAAAGATATTGAAGATTGCGATGCCATTATTGGCCAGTTTCTAGACTATATGCGCACAGGTAAAGAGATGTCTTTAGAACTGTGCGATATGAATAATCTATTACAAGAAGTCATTTCGGCTGAATCTAATTCAGGTAAAATAAGTGAAGATCATCTTCATCCTGAACCCATTAATATTACGGCTAATCCTATCGCTGTGAAACGAGCACTTGCCAATATGATTGTAAATGCGACCCGCTATGGCCATGGCTGGATAAGTGTTTCAAGTGGAAAAAATGAAGAATATGCATGGTTTCAAGTCGAAGATGACGGCCCCGGTATTCCACAAGAAGACCGACAACGTCTTTTCCAACCTTTTGTTCAAGGTGAACAAGCGCGTAGCTCGACAGGTGCAGGTTTAGGGTTATCCATTATTCGCCGTATTATGGATGCTCACGGTGGTTATGTTGAACTTGATGATAGCGTTAAAGGTGGATTACTTATCCGTGCTAATTTTCCATTAAAAGAGCGTGATGATGAGGATGATTAATTTTTCTTTCTGATAAAGCCCTTTTTTATTCCGCTACTTTTGCTCTATTTTTTCTTCTCCCTCTAAATATTTCATCATTTTTTTACTTTGTCATAAAACTGTCACAATTAAGACATTTAATTGTCATCTAACTGACCTATTGTCTGTGCGTACCGTAACCGAAGTTGATAGATGTCGAAAATTATTCTACCTATCCCACAGGAGGGATTATGAAACTGATGCGTACCACCCTGACTAGTGTCATTGCCGCTGCGTTTTCAATGACCGCTCTTTCTGCGCAGGCAACGACCTCGCTGACTGGTGCTGGCGCAACGTTCCCTGCCCCAGTTTATGCTAAATGGGCAGATTCCTATCAAAAAGAAACGGGTAACAAAATTAACTACCAAGGCATTGGCTCCTCTGGTGGTGTTAAACAAATCATTGCAAACACCGTTGATTTTGGCGCTTCTGATGCACCATTAACAGACGACAAATTACAAGCTGACGGTTTATTCCAATTCCCTACCGTGATTGGTGGCGTTGTTATGGCTGTAAACATTCCTGGTATCAAATCAGGTGAGCTGACCTTAGATGGCGACACTATCGGTAATATCTATCTAGGCAAGATCCAAAAATGGAATGACCCTGCCATCACAAAACTCAATCCAGGCGTAAAATTACCAGACCAGAATATCGCGGTTATTCGTCGTGCTGATGGTTCTGGAACTTCTTTCGTTTTCACTAGCTACTTATCAAAAGTAAATAGCGCATGGAAAGATGAAGTAGGCGCTGGCTCTACCGTAAAATGGCCAACAGGCTTAGGTGGTAAAGGAAATGATGGCATCGCTGCATTCGTTCAACGTGTACCAGGTTCAATTGGTTATGTTGAATATGCTTACGCGAAACAAAACAACCTTGCTTATACTAAATTAGTCACAGCTGATGGCGAAGCAATCGCACCAACAGCAGACAGCTTTAGTGCCGCAGCAAGAAAAATTGATTGGAGCAAAAGCTTTGCACAAGACCTGACTAATCAGAAAGGTGAAAACGCATGGCCGATTACTTCAACCACCTTTATCTTAGTGCATCAAAAACAACAAAATGCAGAAAAAGGTAAAGAAGTGCTGAATTTCTTCAACTGGGCTTATGACAAAGGTAATCAAGAAGCGAAAAATCTAGATTACGCAGTATTACCTGCAGAAGTTGTAGAACAAATTCGTGCTGCATGGAAAACAAGTATTAAAGACAGTAATGGCAAACCGATTTACTAATAAAACCGGTAACCATTAAGAGATAAGTTAACGTTCACCCCCTGCTAACAGGGGGTAATAAATTAAAAGAGGCTTTATGGCCGAGCACACAACGGTAATAAAGGCCCCTAGTAAACGAGGGGACGTTATTTTCAGCGCACTAGTCCGTCTAGCTGCGTTGATTACGCTTTTGCTTTTAACAGGTATCATTGTTTCACTGATTTTTGCCTCATTACCAAGTATTCAGCAGTTTGGTCTTTCATTCTTATGGACAAAAGAGTGGGACCCACCAGCACAGGAGTTTGGTGCATTAGTGCCTATTTACGGCACCATTGTAACGTCAATTATCGCACTGGTTATTGCTGTTCCTGTCAGTTTTGGTATTGCCCTTTTCCTCACTGAATTAGCACCTAATTGGCTAAAACGCCCATTAGGTATTGCGATTGAGTTACTCGCGGCTATCCCAAGTATTGTTTATGGTATGTGGGGACTGTTTGTCTTCGCACCACTGTTTGCAACCTATTTCCAAGAGCCGGTAGGCAATGTGCTTTCTTCTATTCCTATCGTTGGCGAGCTTTTCTCAGGCCCTGCTTTTGGTATTGGTATCTTAGCAGCAGGGGTTATCCTCGCTATCATGATCATTCCTTATATCGCCTCTGTGATGCGTGATGTGTTTGAACAGACACCTGTCATGATGAAGGAATCAGCCTACGGTATTGGCTGTACAACATGGGAAGTAATTTGGAATATCGTTCTACCTTATACCCGTAACGGTGTCATCGGTGGCGTTATGTTGGGATTAGGCCGTGCCTTAGGTGAAACCATGGCGGTGACCTTTATCATCGGTAATACCTACCAATTAGATTCTGCCTCGCTATTTATGCCAGGTAACAGTATCACGTCTGCATTAGCCAATGAGTTTGCTGAAGCAGAAACGGGATTACATACTGCGGCATTAATGGAATTAGGGCTTATCCTGTTTGTCATCACCTTTATCGTACTTGCGATTTCTAAGTTTATGACATTACGTTTATCTAAGAATGAAGGAGCGCGTTAATATGTCTAAAACATCCCCTTCTTCATTACAAGTTCAAACAGAGAGCGAACTGCGAGTACGTCATAAACGCCAACTTTGGCGTCGTCAAAAAAACCGTATCGCACTGTTTTTATCTGTATCTACTATGGCATTTGGTCTTTTCTGGTTAACGTGGATTTTATTCTCAACAATCACAAAAGGCGTTGATGGTATGTCCCTTGCGCTTTTCACCGAAATGACACCGCCGCCAAATACTGATGGTGGTGGATTGGCGAACGCCATTGTCGGTAGTGGATTACTCATTCTTTGGGCCACAGTGATTGGCACGCCATTAGGTATTCTTGCAGGGATTTATCTTGCAGAATATGGCCGTCGCTCATGGCTTGCTGAAACCACTCGCTTTATTAACGATATTTTGCTGTCAGCACCATCAATTGTTGTCGGGCTCTTTGTCTACACTATTGTGGTCGCACAGATGCAGCACTTTTCAGGATGGGCAGGTATTATTGCTCTTGCCTTACTGCAAATTCCTATCGTTATTCGTACCA
This genomic window contains:
- the pstC gene encoding phosphate ABC transporter permease PstC; translation: MAEHTTVIKAPSKRGDVIFSALVRLAALITLLLLTGIIVSLIFASLPSIQQFGLSFLWTKEWDPPAQEFGALVPIYGTIVTSIIALVIAVPVSFGIALFLTELAPNWLKRPLGIAIELLAAIPSIVYGMWGLFVFAPLFATYFQEPVGNVLSSIPIVGELFSGPAFGIGILAAGVILAIMIIPYIASVMRDVFEQTPVMMKESAYGIGCTTWEVIWNIVLPYTRNGVIGGVMLGLGRALGETMAVTFIIGNTYQLDSASLFMPGNSITSALANEFAEAETGLHTAALMELGLILFVITFIVLAISKFMTLRLSKNEGAR
- the greB gene encoding transcription elongation factor GreB; this encodes MAKSNYITRDGWYALDKELKYLWKEERPRVTQSVSEAAAQGDRSENAEYIYGKKRLREIDRRVRFLSKRLDELKIVDPDPRQEGKVYFGAWVTLEDDDENVKTFRLVGPDEFDPAKQWISIDSPVARALIGKQVDDEISVQTPGGEVNYCVLSIKYHSE
- the pstA gene encoding phosphate ABC transporter permease PstA, with product MSKTSPSSLQVQTESELRVRHKRQLWRRQKNRIALFLSVSTMAFGLFWLTWILFSTITKGVDGMSLALFTEMTPPPNTDGGGLANAIVGSGLLILWATVIGTPLGILAGIYLAEYGRRSWLAETTRFINDILLSAPSIVVGLFVYTIVVAQMQHFSGWAGIIALALLQIPIVIRTTENMLKLVPDSLREAAYALGTPKWKMISKITLKASVSGIITGVLLAIARIAGETAPLLFTSLSNQFWSTDLNEPIANLPVTIFKFAMSPFAQWQELAWAGVLLITLCVLFINIIARVLFAKRKHG
- the pstS gene encoding phosphate ABC transporter substrate-binding protein PstS, encoding MKLMRTTLTSVIAAAFSMTALSAQATTSLTGAGATFPAPVYAKWADSYQKETGNKINYQGIGSSGGVKQIIANTVDFGASDAPLTDDKLQADGLFQFPTVIGGVVMAVNIPGIKSGELTLDGDTIGNIYLGKIQKWNDPAITKLNPGVKLPDQNIAVIRRADGSGTSFVFTSYLSKVNSAWKDEVGAGSTVKWPTGLGGKGNDGIAAFVQRVPGSIGYVEYAYAKQNNLAYTKLVTADGEAIAPTADSFSAAARKIDWSKSFAQDLTNQKGENAWPITSTTFILVHQKQQNAEKGKEVLNFFNWAYDKGNQEAKNLDYAVLPAEVVEQIRAAWKTSIKDSNGKPIY
- the ompR gene encoding osmolarity response regulator transcription factor OmpR, translating into MQESYKVLIVDDDLRLRSLLERYLTEQGFQIRTAANADQMDRLLTRESIHLIVLDLMLPGEDGLSICRRLRSQNNPIPIIMVTAKGEEVDRIVGLEIGADDYISKPFNPRELLARIRAVLRRQANELPGAPSQDNAIISFGKFKLNLGTREMFHEEEHMPLTSGEFAVLKVLVSHPREPLSRDKLMSLARGREYSAMERSIDVQISRLRRMIEEDPTHPRYIQTVWGLGYVFVPDGTSAQ
- the envZ gene encoding two-component system sensor histidine kinase EnvZ translates to MRRLRLSPHNKLTRSLFLVISLLFFSLIASYIVVQHLIVGPSLQQFNKVLAYEIRTLMPEELILVDGTPLKISPALRNKIYSELGISFFDKEAALEEGLYWAKIDDDLSEQMSEYLGGETEIWIENTLEYPVLWVNTHISPSLWIRVPLTELGQNFLLPVYRQAIIFIIIVVAFFWLYNRFQNRPLNEVEYAARRIGKGVIPPPIPESGSSEMRSIIRAFNQMSSGIRSLDNDRTLVMAGVSHDLRTPLTRIRLATEMMSPEDSYLADSINKDIEDCDAIIGQFLDYMRTGKEMSLELCDMNNLLQEVISAESNSGKISEDHLHPEPINITANPIAVKRALANMIVNATRYGHGWISVSSGKNEEYAWFQVEDDGPGIPQEDRQRLFQPFVQGEQARSSTGAGLGLSIIRRIMDAHGGYVELDDSVKGGLLIRANFPLKERDDEDD